One Edaphobacter flagellatus genomic region harbors:
- the sdhB gene encoding succinate dehydrogenase iron-sulfur subunit, which translates to MPTTIQVEIKRQASPDTAAVIEKFEIPYRPGMNITSVLGEIALNPVDIAGKATTPVTYDSNCLEEICGSCAMLINGKARMACSALVDKLQAERPGQPITLAPLSKFPVVRDLAVDRSVLFENLKTVKAWVPIDGTYDLGTGPKQFPQVQEQRYPLSNCISCCCCMEVCPQFNVSTNFVGAATIAQAKLFNMDPSGAVLKEDRLRALSGEGGIQECGFAQNCVVACPKELPLTEAISDMGRDVFIQQVKDMFTR; encoded by the coding sequence ATGCCCACCACCATCCAAGTCGAGATCAAGCGTCAGGCCAGCCCCGATACTGCAGCCGTCATCGAGAAGTTCGAGATCCCCTATCGCCCCGGCATGAACATCACTTCCGTGCTTGGTGAAATCGCGCTCAATCCCGTCGATATCGCCGGCAAAGCCACCACGCCCGTAACCTACGACTCCAACTGCCTGGAAGAGATCTGCGGAAGCTGCGCGATGTTGATCAATGGCAAAGCCCGCATGGCCTGCTCCGCCCTCGTCGACAAGCTCCAGGCCGAGCGACCCGGCCAGCCCATCACGCTGGCCCCGCTCTCCAAGTTCCCCGTGGTCCGCGACCTCGCCGTTGATCGTTCCGTCCTCTTCGAAAACCTCAAGACAGTCAAGGCCTGGGTGCCCATCGACGGAACCTACGACCTCGGCACCGGTCCCAAGCAGTTCCCGCAGGTGCAGGAACAGCGCTATCCGCTCTCCAACTGCATCTCCTGCTGCTGCTGCATGGAGGTTTGCCCGCAGTTCAACGTCTCTACCAACTTCGTCGGAGCAGCCACCATCGCGCAGGCCAAGCTCTTCAACATGGACCCCTCCGGCGCCGTGCTGAAAGAGGACCGCCTCCGCGCCCTCTCCGGCGAAGGCGGCATTCAGGAGTGCGGCTTCGCCCAGAACTGCGTCGTAGCCTGCCCCAAGGAACTCCCCCTCACCGAGGCCATCAGCGACATGGGCCGGGATGTCTTCATCCAGCAGGTCAAGGACATGTTCACGCGGTAG
- a CDS encoding TonB-dependent receptor has product MSVQTRIKLLSVIFLVVFLAFTTSAVRAQAVYGAIYGTVTDSTGAVVPNATITVTDVAKGTTNTATSNASGEFTVDHLIPDVYNVRVTAQGFQNFQQTGVQVFADTSVKVQVSLTIGGSDTTVEVNADSVPLLKTDRADVSTVFQSKEIQDLPIAGRNFTGLQLLLPGAQELGWSHAASENPQGSKQIMVDGQAFAGTAYELDGTDNQDPILGIIVVNPNLDSLSESKITTQNFDAEFGKAVSSVVTAQTKSGSNKFHGSAFDYRQSAANLAKDPFTQGPGRAAVPAALKNQFGGSIGGPILKDKVFFFGDYQGVRQKVGTANVQTVPSSLAVETCLGKQVGPSGIPGCDFSEYAVTTANGGPGAVIYQVNGTPYPGNVIPASQVSQQAKNFFAMLEPYKPNTVGNFNGLKNNYAGSGTGGLNSDQWDVRGDYQMNDKIHFFGRFSRFTDTLTGKTMFGAAGGAGFGLGGYGGTSTGANDSVALGTDIALNAKLVTDIRLGYFRYNIITSKYDQNVQLANQLGIPGMNTSDPITGGAPSFQLEEVGSFAGKAEPSNPQSQGPQYGAGLNVDRCNCPLKEREDQYQLVNNWTKIIGNHSIKFGADLRYARNLRVPSDNDRTGILYFSAQPTSNGSTGGLSFATFALGKVTGFKRYVSTSTNAKEFQKRDFFYVQDTWRVTPKLTFNYGLRYEFYFPETINAKANGALLDMNTGFLNVAGVGNIASNMNWGRDTNTYSPRIGIAYQVTPATVIRGGYGRSFDIGVFGSIFGHAATQNLPILSSQEIVSTGGALSQAFMLASGPPAPTPTPVPGNGLLPNPGYAVNSRARPNSLRLPSLDAWNVSLQQSFTPTVSLTVAYVGNKGTHTLGDTAGNTTNPNESAIFLPAQYSITGQPLHYDPSVSSTTNYGVKALNGQPVPGISPSGGTGNQTYLQRYYGGKLPACAVAGYQAQVGDPLIGPGQCGWTNGITDYSNNFNSHYNALQVTLTKQFSKGLSVNGNYAWQRAVSYQTSFSSWDMRAVKGRDSSLRQQQVIIYGLYELPFGRNKLLLSNIPSALNYIVDGWQLSPVLNYSSGLPFSLSYNACSASAPGSAPCLVNGNPGAFQPQISGFSGNGLVYFKGKPLSQTPFTAPGLDQIGTIGRNSVFGPHFFNTDLAVSKNFQIHEDAFLQFRMDAFNVFNYISFGLPSGNIEQDGAISNGPGKDGTANPRQLQFSLRVQF; this is encoded by the coding sequence ATGAGTGTCCAAACGCGAATCAAGCTGTTGTCCGTCATCTTTCTAGTAGTTTTCCTTGCCTTCACGACGAGCGCTGTTCGTGCACAGGCTGTGTATGGGGCGATTTACGGTACCGTAACCGATTCCACGGGTGCGGTCGTTCCGAACGCAACGATAACGGTTACGGATGTGGCAAAGGGAACGACGAACACGGCAACTTCAAATGCTAGTGGCGAGTTCACTGTAGACCACTTGATACCCGATGTTTATAACGTTCGAGTGACGGCGCAGGGATTCCAAAATTTTCAACAGACAGGAGTGCAGGTCTTCGCGGATACATCGGTCAAAGTACAAGTGAGCTTAACGATCGGTGGATCAGACACGACTGTCGAAGTAAATGCTGACTCTGTACCTCTGTTGAAGACAGACCGCGCTGATGTGTCGACAGTCTTCCAATCGAAGGAGATTCAAGACCTGCCCATTGCCGGGCGTAACTTTACGGGGCTGCAACTGCTGCTGCCGGGAGCGCAGGAGCTTGGGTGGAGCCATGCGGCAAGTGAGAATCCGCAGGGCAGCAAGCAGATCATGGTGGACGGGCAGGCCTTCGCCGGTACGGCATATGAGCTTGACGGAACCGATAACCAGGACCCGATCCTCGGCATCATCGTGGTCAATCCGAATCTGGACTCTCTCTCGGAGTCAAAGATCACAACGCAGAACTTTGATGCAGAGTTTGGTAAGGCGGTTTCGTCGGTCGTAACAGCGCAGACGAAGTCGGGGTCTAACAAGTTCCATGGTTCTGCATTTGACTATCGCCAAAGTGCAGCGAACCTGGCAAAAGACCCGTTCACGCAAGGGCCAGGACGGGCCGCTGTTCCTGCAGCATTGAAGAACCAATTTGGTGGATCGATTGGCGGACCGATTTTAAAAGATAAGGTATTTTTCTTCGGCGATTATCAGGGCGTCCGTCAGAAGGTGGGAACGGCCAACGTCCAGACGGTTCCATCATCGCTTGCTGTAGAGACATGCTTGGGCAAGCAGGTGGGGCCAAGTGGCATTCCTGGTTGCGACTTCAGCGAATATGCGGTTACTACTGCCAATGGTGGTCCCGGTGCTGTCATATATCAGGTGAATGGAACCCCATATCCCGGGAACGTGATTCCTGCGTCGCAGGTCTCCCAACAGGCGAAGAATTTCTTCGCAATGTTGGAGCCATACAAGCCCAACACGGTCGGTAATTTTAACGGCTTGAAGAACAATTATGCAGGATCGGGAACCGGAGGCCTGAACAGCGATCAGTGGGATGTTCGCGGCGATTACCAGATGAACGATAAGATCCATTTCTTTGGAAGATTCAGCCGGTTTACTGACACCCTAACCGGAAAAACGATGTTTGGCGCTGCCGGTGGTGCCGGATTTGGTTTAGGCGGATATGGCGGAACGTCAACTGGAGCCAATGACAGCGTTGCGCTAGGCACGGATATTGCGCTGAATGCAAAGCTGGTGACTGATATTCGACTAGGGTATTTTCGATACAACATCATCACGTCCAAATATGACCAAAACGTTCAGTTGGCAAACCAGCTTGGCATACCCGGTATGAACACTTCCGATCCAATTACAGGCGGTGCCCCGAGCTTCCAGCTAGAGGAGGTAGGTTCGTTTGCCGGAAAAGCCGAGCCATCGAATCCACAGAGCCAGGGACCACAGTATGGCGCTGGTCTAAACGTGGATCGTTGCAACTGTCCCTTGAAAGAGCGCGAAGATCAATACCAGTTAGTCAACAACTGGACGAAGATAATTGGGAATCATTCCATCAAATTTGGAGCTGACCTGCGTTATGCTCGCAATCTACGTGTGCCGAGCGACAATGATCGCACAGGAATCCTCTACTTCAGTGCTCAACCGACGTCGAACGGATCTACTGGGGGGCTTAGTTTTGCAACGTTCGCTTTAGGCAAGGTAACCGGATTCAAGCGTTATGTGAGCACTTCTACAAACGCGAAAGAATTTCAGAAGCGCGACTTCTTCTACGTTCAGGATACGTGGAGGGTGACTCCGAAGCTAACGTTCAACTATGGCCTCCGATACGAGTTTTACTTCCCTGAGACGATCAATGCCAAGGCTAACGGTGCCTTGCTCGATATGAATACAGGTTTCCTGAATGTTGCAGGTGTAGGCAATATTGCAAGCAATATGAACTGGGGAAGAGATACGAATACGTACAGTCCGAGAATCGGTATTGCGTACCAGGTGACGCCGGCAACTGTGATTCGCGGTGGCTACGGTCGCAGTTTCGATATCGGTGTCTTTGGCTCGATCTTCGGACATGCTGCGACACAAAACCTGCCAATTCTTTCAAGCCAGGAGATTGTATCGACCGGTGGCGCTTTGAGTCAGGCGTTTATGTTGGCGTCGGGACCTCCTGCTCCAACACCGACCCCTGTTCCCGGCAATGGGTTATTGCCGAATCCCGGGTACGCGGTCAACTCGAGGGCCCGGCCTAATTCGCTGCGTCTCCCAAGTTTGGATGCCTGGAATGTTTCGCTGCAACAATCCTTCACGCCGACGGTGTCTTTAACAGTTGCTTATGTCGGGAATAAAGGGACACATACGCTCGGCGACACTGCCGGTAATACGACGAACCCCAATGAGTCTGCTATCTTCCTGCCGGCGCAGTATAGTATCACCGGTCAGCCACTCCACTATGATCCATCAGTTAGCTCGACAACCAACTATGGAGTGAAAGCCTTGAACGGACAGCCTGTCCCAGGCATCTCTCCTTCCGGCGGCACCGGGAATCAGACCTATCTGCAGCGCTACTATGGGGGGAAATTGCCCGCATGTGCTGTAGCCGGATACCAGGCACAAGTGGGCGATCCGTTAATCGGGCCAGGCCAGTGCGGTTGGACGAATGGTATTACGGATTACAGCAACAACTTCAATTCGCACTACAACGCACTGCAGGTAACGTTGACGAAGCAATTCAGCAAAGGGCTTTCGGTCAATGGAAACTATGCGTGGCAACGCGCTGTCAGTTACCAGACCAGTTTTTCCAGCTGGGACATGAGAGCAGTGAAGGGACGTGATAGTTCGCTACGACAGCAGCAGGTCATCATCTACGGACTGTATGAACTTCCCTTCGGACGAAATAAGCTATTGCTCAGCAATATCCCTTCGGCGTTGAACTATATCGTGGATGGATGGCAGCTTAGTCCGGTATTGAATTACTCGAGTGGTTTGCCCTTTTCGCTTTCCTACAACGCATGTAGTGCATCGGCCCCTGGCTCGGCGCCATGCCTGGTCAATGGAAATCCTGGCGCATTCCAGCCGCAAATATCGGGTTTCTCGGGGAATGGTCTCGTATATTTCAAAGGAAAACCATTGAGCCAGACTCCATTTACAGCTCCCGGGCTGGACCAGATCGGAACCATTGGAAGAAACAGCGTATTTGGTCCCCACTTCTTCAACACGGATCTTGCGGTCTCTAAAAATTTTCAGATTCACGAGGATGCGTTCTTGCAGTTCCGCATGGATGCGTTCAATGTATTCAACTACATTAGCTTTGGACTGCCGAGCGGAAACATCGAACAGGACGGAGCGATCAGTAACGGACCGGGTAAGGATGGCACCGCGAATCCGCGGCAGCTGCAATTCTCGTTACGTGTTCAGTTCTGA
- a CDS encoding alpha,alpha-trehalase, which yields MKPAARFPALFLLLFILVGTASPQPTYAHSTADKTKILSYIRTNWDTLSRSMNSCSTVVDTKVQTTPVLYLPYGMETPSSVTAMQLHCRVEIRHLPRKIVHMGDVTAADVSEEGLLYLPNPYVVPGGRFNEMYGWDSYFIILGLVADKRIALAQGIIENFFFEIENYGSILNANRTYHLTRSQPPFLTSMIREFYEHPSGHFVSKTWLARAYNYAKRDYNVWITAPHLAGDTGLARYDDVGAGPVPEMADDSTYYPDVIRWLLAHPSVQTDYLIEAPDEPTPMQTSELAKTSCDITASKVCAAAHVDGHRLTAAFYRGDRAMRESGFDTSFRFGPFSGSTDGYAPVCLNSLLYKYERDMAHFATLLGRSSEAADWNRRAAARKTAINQYLWNADAGMFYDYDFVHHRKSIYNYISAFYPLWANLATPDQAASLRRHLSLLERPGGIAMSDTDSGTQWDLPFGWAPTTWLAIKGLAQYNFTSDADRIAAKFSQTILDNFLRDGTIREKYNVVSGTANVEIATGYKSNVVGFGWTNGVYLQMNNLLTQPTQRRSAASFNREKNLNALAYQLRTSTCRRYPSPAAKLTCTCSSSTIVPPSARSFKTAPFRRRRSLSDVPAIPSSSNRNERPS from the coding sequence ATGAAGCCAGCGGCTCGCTTTCCTGCACTCTTCCTGCTTCTTTTCATTCTTGTCGGTACAGCTTCTCCTCAGCCCACATATGCACACAGTACGGCCGACAAGACGAAGATACTCTCCTACATACGCACCAACTGGGACACGCTTTCACGCTCGATGAATAGCTGCTCTACCGTCGTTGACACCAAAGTACAAACGACTCCTGTTCTCTATCTTCCCTATGGCATGGAGACACCGTCTTCCGTCACTGCCATGCAACTGCATTGCAGAGTTGAAATTCGTCATCTTCCGCGAAAGATCGTACACATGGGTGATGTCACTGCCGCAGACGTCTCCGAAGAAGGTTTGCTCTATTTGCCGAACCCTTATGTCGTCCCCGGTGGGCGCTTCAACGAGATGTATGGATGGGATAGCTACTTCATTATCCTCGGCCTGGTTGCAGACAAACGGATTGCTCTGGCCCAGGGCATCATCGAGAATTTTTTCTTTGAGATTGAAAATTACGGCTCCATCCTCAACGCGAATCGCACCTATCACCTCACCCGCTCGCAACCGCCCTTTCTTACTTCAATGATTCGCGAATTTTACGAGCATCCCAGCGGACACTTCGTCTCAAAGACGTGGCTCGCCCGCGCCTATAACTATGCGAAACGCGACTACAATGTCTGGATTACAGCGCCTCACCTCGCCGGCGATACGGGCCTTGCGCGTTATGACGATGTAGGCGCAGGGCCTGTCCCTGAGATGGCAGACGACAGTACTTACTATCCAGACGTGATTCGTTGGCTCCTCGCACATCCCAGCGTACAGACCGACTACCTTATCGAAGCTCCCGACGAGCCAACACCAATGCAAACTTCCGAACTTGCAAAAACAAGCTGCGACATCACGGCCTCCAAAGTCTGCGCTGCAGCTCACGTTGACGGCCACCGCCTGACCGCGGCTTTCTATCGTGGCGATCGCGCCATGCGCGAGTCAGGCTTTGATACCAGCTTTCGCTTCGGCCCCTTCAGCGGATCAACCGACGGCTATGCTCCTGTTTGCCTCAACAGCCTGCTCTACAAATACGAGCGCGACATGGCGCACTTCGCTACATTGCTCGGCCGGTCCAGCGAGGCTGCCGATTGGAACCGTCGCGCAGCCGCCCGTAAAACCGCAATCAATCAATATCTCTGGAACGCAGACGCAGGAATGTTCTACGACTACGACTTCGTCCATCATCGCAAGTCAATATACAACTACATCAGCGCCTTTTATCCCCTATGGGCAAATCTTGCGACGCCGGACCAGGCCGCCTCTCTTCGCCGGCATCTTTCGCTCCTTGAGCGGCCAGGCGGCATCGCCATGAGCGACACTGACTCCGGCACACAGTGGGACCTCCCCTTCGGTTGGGCCCCCACGACCTGGCTCGCCATCAAAGGCCTCGCACAATACAACTTCACAAGCGATGCCGACCGCATTGCAGCAAAATTTTCGCAGACTATCCTAGATAACTTTCTGCGCGATGGCACTATCCGCGAGAAGTACAATGTTGTCAGCGGCACCGCCAATGTGGAAATCGCAACCGGCTACAAGAGCAACGTCGTCGGCTTCGGCTGGACCAACGGCGTCTATCTCCAGATGAATAATCTGCTCACGCAGCCTACGCAGAGACGCTCAGCAGCCTCATTCAATCGCGAGAAAAACCTGAACGCCCTCGCCTACCAACTCAGAACAAGTACCTGCCGCAGATATCCTTCGCCCGCCGCGAAACTGACTTGTACATGTTCATCATCCACGATCGTGCCGCCTTCTGCCCGCAGCTTCAAAACCGCTCCATTTCGCCGGAGGCGCAGTCTCTCCGACGTACCCGCTATTCCCTCAAGTTCCAATCGCAATGAGCGCCCTTCCTGA
- a CDS encoding tetratricopeptide repeat protein, giving the protein MADIAFHAGTEAYQRNDLRTAHTQFARVVHLAPNIAAGHSAFGTVLLAENDVKSAATELEIAHRLDPNDANTALNLALAYTQLGNYKQAVPLFETADKANLTLTPEQIIAYATALQASSQPATAQTRLQQALAATPDNAALHDALGALLAQQQNYSEATSHFQQALALTPSLASAYYHLGSAYLAQHDPARAVASLTKASDLAPKNVDYLLQLGRALRAANQDELSLSTLRRAIQLLPSSIDAKYELALTLQATGNPRAALPLFEQVTAARPLDAPTLINNALALVQLGDAKRAIPLYQRALALTPSSPTLREDLGVAYLQQADLDHAIEQFRDGLSADPANPQLHYDLGLAYKLKDDANNAISEFEQAAKLDPALPDPPYTLGILYMQLAHFAEAQTELERATSLRPDHGDAWAMLGNVYKQNDQPEKAIAALRRAIELMPNQPSPHITLASIFIGQGDTAGAAAERKIAADLSRVAVSRQRANFSLDSGRTLLQRGQITEAITQLQAAVAADPNYAEAHAALADAYSRQGRTADAALERQQSQKLSAKQRSTP; this is encoded by the coding sequence ATGGCGGACATTGCTTTCCACGCCGGCACTGAGGCTTACCAGCGCAACGATCTCCGCACTGCCCATACGCAGTTCGCACGTGTCGTCCACCTCGCACCTAACATTGCAGCAGGCCACTCTGCTTTCGGTACTGTTCTCCTCGCTGAAAACGACGTCAAATCCGCTGCAACTGAGCTCGAAATCGCACACAGGCTCGATCCCAACGATGCGAACACCGCACTTAATCTTGCTCTTGCCTATACGCAACTCGGTAACTATAAGCAGGCAGTTCCCCTATTCGAAACTGCGGATAAAGCCAACCTTACACTCACACCGGAACAGATCATCGCCTACGCCACAGCTCTGCAAGCCAGTTCGCAACCAGCAACTGCGCAGACCCGTCTTCAACAAGCCCTTGCCGCTACCCCGGATAATGCCGCGCTCCACGACGCTCTCGGCGCCTTGCTCGCACAACAACAAAACTACAGCGAAGCCACGTCCCATTTTCAACAAGCGCTCGCACTCACTCCCTCGCTTGCCTCAGCGTACTATCATCTCGGCTCCGCTTATCTCGCGCAACACGATCCCGCTCGTGCCGTCGCCTCGCTTACAAAAGCCTCCGATCTTGCGCCAAAGAATGTCGACTACCTTCTGCAACTCGGTCGTGCGCTCCGCGCAGCCAACCAGGATGAATTATCGCTTTCCACTCTTCGCAGAGCTATCCAACTTCTACCATCATCGATTGACGCCAAATACGAACTGGCTCTCACTCTCCAGGCAACAGGCAATCCGCGAGCAGCTCTCCCACTCTTCGAACAGGTCACCGCGGCTCGCCCGCTAGACGCCCCCACACTCATCAATAATGCGCTCGCACTCGTACAACTCGGCGATGCCAAACGTGCCATTCCGCTTTATCAACGAGCGCTCGCACTCACACCTTCAAGCCCCACACTACGTGAAGACCTCGGCGTAGCCTATCTCCAGCAGGCTGATCTCGATCACGCCATCGAGCAGTTCCGCGACGGTCTTTCTGCAGATCCGGCAAACCCGCAGCTCCACTATGATCTGGGTCTCGCTTACAAGCTCAAGGACGACGCCAATAATGCTATCTCCGAGTTCGAGCAGGCCGCCAAACTCGATCCTGCGCTCCCCGATCCTCCATACACTCTCGGCATTCTCTATATGCAGCTCGCTCATTTCGCAGAGGCGCAAACCGAGCTTGAGCGCGCCACCTCGCTCCGCCCTGACCACGGCGACGCCTGGGCTATGCTCGGCAATGTCTATAAACAAAACGATCAGCCCGAAAAAGCCATCGCCGCACTCCGGCGAGCTATCGAGCTGATGCCCAATCAGCCCAGCCCACACATCACACTCGCCTCCATTTTCATCGGCCAGGGTGACACCGCAGGCGCTGCCGCCGAGCGCAAAATCGCCGCCGATCTCAGCCGCGTCGCCGTCAGCCGTCAGAGAGCCAACTTCTCTCTCGACAGCGGCCGTACGCTGCTCCAGCGCGGGCAGATTACTGAAGCCATCACACAGTTACAGGCTGCCGTAGCCGCCGACCCCAACTATGCCGAAGCTCACGCCGCGCTCGCCGATGCCTACAGCCGGCAGGGTCGAACAGCCGACGCCGCTCTCGAACGTCAACAATCGCAGAAGCTCTCTGCCAAACAACGATCTACTCCCTGA
- a CDS encoding CRTAC1 family protein, with product MNWSRRNFLTSLSRTALVLSIEDVLSLAQAPQIGSRSTYDAKPRPAPKGSPSPVSGTPLGVTFIDVARQSGLNAKTIYGSEHKNRYLLETTGCGVAFFDYDHDDWLDIFLVNGSRIEGFPKGQEPISHLFKNNRDGTFTDVTLKSGLARSGWGQACCVGDYNNDGWNDLFVSYYGQNVLYRNNGDGTFSDVTAKAGLLQPKTRWNTGCAFLDYDRDGHLDLFVANYIDFDIKTAPLPEAAGCAYKGIQVACGPPGLQGGKNILYRNNGDGTFTDVSEKSGMWNTIGTYALSVAVADLDNDGWPDIYVANDSTAATFYQNQKDGTFKDVAIESGIAYSPDGKPQAGMGVSIGDFNRDGMLDIVKTNFAGDTDSLYLNLGDGNFEDHTYLSGLGVNTRFLGWGVGFFDMDNDGWLDLLMSNGHVYPEVDGTHIDAPYAEHKYLYRNLRNGQFEEVTDQAGPGMIAAVAARGTAFGDYDNDGDIDIAVNCVNSLPQLIRCDSTTGRNWIKIRTVGTKSNRTGIGARIAVTMRSALDAKPIVQIDEVRSGGSYFSQSDLRIHFGLDRATKADIEIRWPSGAIDKLPELAANNLYVIQEGGKILKTTPMASATKS from the coding sequence TTGAACTGGTCCCGGCGCAACTTCCTCACCTCCCTCTCGCGTACCGCACTTGTACTTTCAATCGAAGATGTCCTCTCTCTGGCTCAAGCGCCTCAAATTGGTTCCCGCTCTACTTACGACGCCAAGCCACGCCCTGCACCCAAAGGATCGCCCTCTCCTGTCTCCGGAACTCCTCTTGGAGTTACCTTCATCGATGTCGCCAGGCAATCAGGCCTCAACGCCAAAACCATCTATGGCAGCGAACATAAAAATCGTTACCTGCTTGAGACCACAGGCTGTGGGGTCGCCTTTTTCGACTACGACCACGACGACTGGCTCGATATCTTCCTAGTCAACGGCTCCCGCATCGAAGGCTTCCCAAAAGGCCAGGAACCCATCTCCCATCTCTTCAAAAACAATCGCGACGGCACCTTCACGGACGTCACCCTGAAGTCAGGCCTGGCCCGCAGCGGCTGGGGGCAGGCCTGTTGTGTCGGCGACTACAACAACGACGGCTGGAACGATCTCTTCGTCAGCTATTACGGCCAAAACGTCCTCTATCGCAACAACGGCGACGGGACTTTCAGCGACGTCACCGCCAAAGCCGGCCTACTCCAACCAAAGACCCGCTGGAACACGGGCTGCGCTTTCCTCGACTACGACCGCGACGGCCATCTCGACCTCTTCGTCGCCAACTACATTGACTTCGACATTAAAACGGCTCCTCTCCCCGAAGCCGCCGGCTGCGCGTACAAAGGCATCCAGGTTGCCTGCGGGCCCCCAGGCCTGCAAGGCGGTAAGAATATCCTCTATCGCAACAACGGCGACGGCACCTTCACCGATGTCAGCGAAAAGTCTGGGATGTGGAACACGATAGGCACCTACGCTCTCTCGGTTGCTGTGGCCGATCTCGATAACGACGGCTGGCCCGATATCTACGTCGCCAATGATTCCACGGCCGCCACCTTCTATCAGAATCAAAAGGACGGAACCTTCAAAGATGTTGCTATCGAATCCGGCATCGCCTACTCTCCTGACGGCAAACCCCAGGCCGGCATGGGCGTCTCCATCGGTGACTTCAACCGCGACGGCATGCTCGACATCGTCAAGACTAACTTTGCCGGTGATACCGATTCTCTTTACCTCAACCTTGGCGACGGCAACTTCGAAGACCACACCTACCTCTCCGGCCTCGGCGTCAACACTCGCTTCCTCGGCTGGGGCGTAGGTTTCTTCGATATGGATAACGACGGTTGGCTCGACCTGCTCATGTCCAATGGCCATGTCTACCCCGAAGTCGATGGAACCCATATCGACGCGCCTTACGCCGAGCACAAATACCTTTACCGTAATCTCCGCAATGGTCAGTTCGAGGAGGTTACCGATCAAGCCGGTCCCGGCATGATCGCAGCAGTTGCCGCGCGCGGTACCGCTTTCGGCGACTACGATAATGACGGCGATATCGACATCGCCGTCAACTGCGTCAACAGTTTGCCTCAACTCATCCGCTGCGATTCAACCACCGGCCGCAACTGGATCAAGATTCGCACTGTAGGCACCAAGTCCAATCGAACCGGCATCGGCGCACGCATCGCTGTCACCATGCGATCCGCGTTAGACGCAAAGCCAATTGTCCAGATTGACGAGGTCCGTAGTGGAGGTAGCTACTTCTCGCAAAGCGATCTCCGCATTCACTTCGGCCTGGACCGCGCCACGAAAGCTGACATCGAAATTCGCTGGCCCTCGGGCGCAATCGATAAACTCCCCGAGCTTGCCGCCAACAACCTGTATGTCATCCAGGAGGGTGGCAAAATTCTCAAAACCACACCGATGGCCTCAGCTACGAAATCCTGA
- a CDS encoding tetratricopeptide repeat protein, translating to MKSLGVYAALAVAITMAGVQIAGAQTPDSPGATAIQQNSEMQRSLAEARKLIDRGRAADALKQLDALTAEKPGAAGINTLRGTALYAQSNFAEADTAFDKALKQNPRDEEATQMRGLTLFRLGRSAEAIPLLEAAHNWTPETKTDPSYALALCYIDTHRYDDARHAFASQYGFGPNSAAAYLLAARMLLRRNHVLVAREFGAKALEIDPQLPQAHQLLGEIALAGEHVDEAIAEFEKERARNPLEGSLYDRLGDAYIRAGDYTRAQRALQQALLLEPNTTGPYILLGKALLRVQDGVNAALYLERAEKMDPGNTMTHALLGQAYRMLGRAEDAKRQSEFVQKLQSADK from the coding sequence ATGAAGTCGCTCGGTGTGTATGCTGCATTGGCTGTCGCGATAACAATGGCTGGGGTGCAGATTGCGGGTGCTCAGACGCCGGATAGTCCCGGTGCTACCGCAATACAGCAGAACTCGGAGATGCAGCGTAGCTTAGCTGAGGCGCGAAAACTGATTGACCGAGGCAGAGCCGCAGATGCGCTGAAACAACTGGATGCGTTGACAGCAGAGAAGCCAGGTGCTGCTGGCATCAATACGCTACGAGGCACGGCGCTGTATGCACAAAGCAATTTTGCCGAAGCGGATACAGCATTCGACAAGGCATTGAAGCAAAACCCGCGCGATGAAGAAGCCACGCAGATGCGTGGGTTGACTCTGTTTCGGTTGGGGAGGTCTGCGGAGGCGATTCCATTGCTTGAGGCCGCTCACAACTGGACTCCAGAGACGAAGACCGATCCGAGCTATGCGCTGGCCCTCTGCTATATCGATACGCACCGTTACGATGATGCTCGCCATGCCTTTGCTTCGCAGTACGGCTTCGGACCGAATTCGGCGGCGGCCTATCTGCTGGCCGCCCGCATGCTGCTGCGCAGGAACCATGTTCTAGTAGCCAGGGAGTTCGGGGCAAAGGCGCTTGAGATTGATCCGCAGCTTCCACAGGCGCATCAGTTGCTCGGAGAGATTGCGCTTGCAGGAGAGCATGTGGACGAAGCGATCGCAGAATTTGAAAAGGAGCGCGCCCGCAATCCTTTAGAAGGTAGCCTCTACGATCGGCTGGGGGATGCTTATATACGTGCAGGTGATTACACGCGCGCACAACGTGCCCTGCAGCAGGCTCTTCTGCTAGAGCCGAATACGACGGGTCCTTATATTCTGCTGGGCAAAGCGCTCTTGAGAGTACAGGATGGAGTGAATGCGGCACTTTATCTGGAACGCGCGGAGAAGATGGATCCCGGCAACACGATGACCCACGCATTATTGGGGCAGGCGTATCGAATGCTGGGGCGCGCGGAGGATGCGAAGCGCCAGAGCGAGTTTGTACAGAAGCTACAATCCGCAGATAAGTGA